Genomic segment of Zingiber officinale cultivar Zhangliang chromosome 11B, Zo_v1.1, whole genome shotgun sequence:
GTGCCAGAGGGAGTATAGCTATACTGATTCGGTATACTTTAAATAAACCTTTGGTACAAAATTGACGATCTCACAAAGATGCAATATCAGTAGTTTTCCATTTCCATTTACTGATCCCATCTTTCAAAGAATCGACCCCCCTTTTTTTTAAATGTACAAAAATTTGTGGAGCTCAGAATGTCCGGAAGCACGGGAGAACGTTCTTTTGCTGATATTATCACCAGTATTCGATATTGGGTCATTCATAGCATTACTATACCTTCCCTATTCATTGCGGGTTGGTTATTCGTCAGTACGGGTTTAGCTTATGATGTGTTTGGAAGTCCTCGGCCAAATGAGTATTTCACAGAGAGCCAACAAGGGATTCCATTGATAACTGGCCGTTTTGATTCTTTAGAACAACTCGATGAATTTAGTAAATCCTTTTAGGAGGCCCCCAATGACCATAGATCGAACCTATCCCATTTTTACAGTACGATGGTTGGCTGTTCACGGACTAGCTGTACCTACTGTTTCTTTTTTGGGATCAATATCAGCAATGCAGTTCATCCAACGATAAACCTAATTCGAATTATAGAGCTATGACAGAATCAAATCCGAATGAACAAAATGTTGAATTGAATCGTACCAGTCTATACTGGGGTTTATTACTCATTTTTGTACTTGCTGTTTTATTTTCCAATTATTTCTTCAATTGAGAGAAAGAGAATAGTAGGAATTCTCTTATCCCATTCGGAAAGATACCATCTTCATAATTATCAATGGCTGTTTTTGTCTATAGCATGACCATTTGAAAAATGTGGAGGAAAGTAGGGGAAATGGCCGATACTACTGGAAGGATTCCTCTTTGGTTGGTGGGTACTGTAACTGGTATTCCTGTGATCGGTTTAATAGGTGTTTTCTTTTACGGTTCATATTCTGGGTTGGGTTCATCTCTCTAGTAATCGTATGAACCAGATTGTAGACATGAAAGAGTAAGAACTCAGCGGACCTTACCACTCTAATCAGACAGACAAAGGAGGGTAAGGTCCCACATCTTATAAGATATAGGAATATAAGAAGACTTTGATCTATTCCATAACATACAAATTCAAATTGGAAAGTTATACAGTcaacataataaaaatattatatttgttttgtagAAAAAAATGACAAAATGGATCTTTTGCTCTGATGTTTTAAATATTACTCTATTCTTTTGTTTCTTAATAATGTTTTTGAAGAATTGAAGCCATTGATTGATTCATAGTCTCTGTCCTTCCTCTAATTAATTCTTACGATacgaagcaagaagaaaagaGTAATCTCTGGATACTACAATATTCTATGGATTTATACGCATGAGATATCCTCCAAATTCTTTCTTTCTATTTCTATAGTAAACTACTAATGGAACTTACTCTAtaatataatttgaaatttaaatttgtttgaaTAATTTCTCTAAgttataagtttaagttaataGAAGAAGTTCTATTTGTTCAATCAATTATTTCCCTATAAtcttttctctctttttgttTGTCCACAACTTCCTATCAATCTAAACAAAAGAGTTCCGGTTTGCCATCCTTCCCTTGTATTCTCTTCGTTTGTATATCTATTACAAAGAATAGGATACAAGTAATGAATTCCAGGCATCCCACAAAACGAAAAAAAGTATAAACAAAGCAACAAAAAGGGTTTGGAGATTTCTTGTTTATCCATATATATGGATGGATCAACAAGAAATCCCCGCACCTAGAAATTCATTTCGTATAATTGAACCTTTTCAAACTGTTTCTTTTTAAGAACCAAAAAAACTTGTGCCAAAATAACAAATGCAAAAAAGAATAAAAGACCTTGGACCCGTAATGGGTCTTGAAGCACTACTTCTGCATCTCCCTGACCAAAGCCTCCCACATTGGGATTGCTTGTTAATGGTTGATCAAGCTTGATGGATTCACCCTCTGAAACAAGAAGTTCTGGTCCTGGAGGTACAATATCAACTACTTGATGTCCATCCGATGGATCAACAACGGTTATTTCATATCCACCCTTTTCTTTACGTACTATTCTACTTACTACACCTGCTGATGTAGCATTATAGACTGTATTGTTACTTTTGCTACCATCAGGATAAATCTGACCCCTTCCTCTGTTCCCACCTATATATATGGGATATTTTAAGAAGTGAACATCTTTCTTCGTAGCAGGGTCGGGGGAAAGAATGGGAAAGATGATTTCACTATATTTCTGACCAGGAACAGGACCTATCAcaataatatttcttttattaGGACGATAACTCTGAAAAGACAAATTTCCAATCTTTTCTTTCAATTCGGGAGAAATACGATCAGGGGGGGCTAATTCGAATCCGTCGGGTAAAATGAGAACAGCCCCTACATTCAAACCTCCCTTTTTACCATTAGCAAGAACTTGTTTCAGTTGCTTATCATAAGGAATTCGGACAACTGCTTCAAATACAGTATCAGGAAGCACAGCTTGCGGAACTTCAATATCCACGGGTTTATTAGCTAAATGACAATTGGCACATACAATTCGTCCCGTTGCTTCTCGCGGGTTTTCATAACCCTGCTGCGCAAAAACGGGATATGCATTTGAAATGGATGACCGAGTTATTACATATATCATGATCGATACAGAAATGGATCGAGTCATCCCTTCCTTTACCCAAGAAAAAGCATTTTTATTTTGCATGTCCAATCATTAATTTCGGAGTTTCTACAATAA
This window contains:
- the LOC122033399 gene encoding cytochrome f; protein product: MQNKNAFSWVKEGMTRSISVSIMIYVITRSSISNAYPVFAQQGYENPREATGRIVCANCHLANKPVDIEVPQAVLPDTVFEAVVRIPYDKQLKQVLANGKKGGLNVGAVLILPDGFELAPPDRISPELKEKIGNLSFQSYRPNKRNIIVIGPVPGQKYSEIIFPILSPDPATKKDVHFLKYPIYIGGNRGRGQIYPDGSKSNNTVYNATSAGVVSRIVRKEKGGYEITVVDPSDGHQVVDIVPPGPELLVSEGESIKLDQPLTSNPNVGGFGQGDAEVVLQDPLRVQGLLFFFAFVILAQVFLVLKKKQFEKVQLYEMNF